Genomic window (Dyadobacter fanqingshengii):
AATGATGGCAAGACATTGATTATGTCGTTCAGTGAGAAAAAGAATAGCAAGGTTGATGACATTTATGTGAGTTTTAAGGCCAAAGATGGCTCCTGGTCCAAACCGATGAACCTGGGAAACGAGATCAATTCGGAAGAATTTACCGAAACAACGCCGTTTCTCGCTCCGGACGGGGTAACATTATATTTTTCAAGCGACCGCAAAGGCGGCCAGGGAAGCAACGACATTTATTACAGCAAACGCATCGACAAAACCTGGAAGCGTTGGAGCCGGCCCGTAAACCTAGGCCCGGCCATTAATTCGGACGGTTATGACGCCTACTACACCATTTCCGCGTTAGGCGATTATTCCTATATGGTGTCATTCAAGGGCACGGAAGGCAAGGGCGATGTGGTGCGCTACAACCTGAAACCGAAGGAAGTTCCGGGTGATACAACCGAAGCGCCAATTGCCCTTGTGCCCGTTTCTGATCCTGTGGTAATGATTAGCGGGAAGGTAATTGATTCAAAAACCGGAAAACCTGTTGAGGCGACGATCATTTATGAAAACCTGGCTGACGGTGAAGAAGTAGGAACCGCAACAACCAATCCAACAACAGGAGAATACAAGATTATCCTTCCCTACGGTCACAAATACAGCATGCGTGCTGTTGCGCCAGATTTTATTGCAGAAGGTGAGAACATTGACCTGAGCGATTCGACTGCAACAAAAGGTTTTAAAGAAATCACCAACAAATCTTTAAAGCTGATCCCGATCGAGGAAGGTCAGATCGTACGGCTTAATAACATTTTCTTTGCAACAGGAAAATCAGCATTGAGCAGCGAATCTTTTCCTGAGCTAAACAGGATCGCACTTTCCATGACCGAAAATAAGACGCTGACCATTGAACTAGGCGGGCATACAGACAACACCGGTAGCGCCGAATTCAACATTAAACTGTCACAGGACCGGGCCGATTCCGTCCGGGAATATCTGATCGGAAAGGGAATCGAGCCGGACCGTGTGGGCAGCAAAGGTTATGGCGAAACTGTTCCGGTTGCTAAAAATGACACGCCTGAGGGCCAGCAACAAAACCGCCGTGTTGAATTCAAGATCTTAAAGAAATAATGACTTCTTCCGGCCTGTCAACGGGCTTCCGTCTCTTGCTTTTCAGTCCAAAAACAATGCGCAGGAAATTGAATTGTTTTATCAAAAAATGATATAGCACCAGGCAGACCAGAAACGTGGCAACCGAAAGGTAAACAAACTTCACAAGCCAGGGCAATGAACTGTTTATCAGTGGATAAGCCAGACAAATGATAACTGTTTGATGTAGAATATAAAATGGATATACTGCTTCATTGGCATACTTCAAAAAGCGGTTTGAAAATTGCAGATAAACATACGCAAAGCCAAAAATTGACAAGAGAATGCACCATGCATTCAATGTTTTAAGCGTTTGATAAAACATAATTTCTCCGCCTTCCAGCTCCGCTCTAGGGATCCAGTAAAACACATAGAGAATAGTCGTTAACACCAGCCAGATCGCCAGGTTAAGCTTCCTGTACTTTTTAAGCGTTTCCCAAAAACCGGTTTGTGTACACAAAACAAAGCCTGTCACGAAAAGTGTAAAATCGTGAAAATGCTCATTCCAGTCCCTGGTGAGGTTATGTGTCGTTGGATATTGTCCCAGTAATGCTGTTCCGGCCACGTGCCAGATCACAGGAACAAGTATCAATGTGAACGGATTACTGAAAAAACGTGCCCAGCTTGCCGTCAACGCGTTATTGCGGCGAATAAATAATAATAGCGGCAAACCAATGATCGAATAAAAGAAGATGTAAACGAGATACCAAAGGTGGTGCCAGCTGAAACTTCCGGCCGGATATGGCGTGAACTCAAAAACGGTTTTATAAAATTCGGCATAAGAATACGTTTGCCCTTGCGTAAGGCGCTCGAAAAAGATCTGTGGCGGTACGATCACAAACATGCCGAAAACCAGCGGAATAAATATCCTGACAAATCTTTCACCTAAAAATGCCTTCGGCCCGCGGTTTCCCAGTGCAAAATACATTCCGGCGCCGGAGATCATGAATAAAAGCGACATGCGCCATTGGCTGGGAAATCGCATGGGCAATTCAATGGCGTGCGTAATGACATCATTCTTAATGTGCCATTCCCAAAAATTGAAGAACATGCCTACGTGGAAGAAGATCAGGATCGCGAACGCGATAACGCGGAGCCAGTCGAGATCGTAGCGGCGCGCTGTTAATGAAGCTGAATGTAAGTTATCTTGATTTTTCATGGTCGGATTGTTTTTGTTACCTGGACAAAAGTATCCGCACCAAAAG
Coding sequences:
- a CDS encoding acyltransferase family protein: MKNQDNLHSASLTARRYDLDWLRVIAFAILIFFHVGMFFNFWEWHIKNDVITHAIELPMRFPSQWRMSLLFMISGAGMYFALGNRGPKAFLGERFVRIFIPLVFGMFVIVPPQIFFERLTQGQTYSYAEFYKTVFEFTPYPAGSFSWHHLWYLVYIFFYSIIGLPLLLFIRRNNALTASWARFFSNPFTLILVPVIWHVAGTALLGQYPTTHNLTRDWNEHFHDFTLFVTGFVLCTQTGFWETLKKYRKLNLAIWLVLTTILYVFYWIPRAELEGGEIMFYQTLKTLNAWCILLSIFGFAYVYLQFSNRFLKYANEAVYPFYILHQTVIICLAYPLINSSLPWLVKFVYLSVATFLVCLVLYHFLIKQFNFLRIVFGLKSKRRKPVDRPEEVIISLRS
- a CDS encoding OmpA family protein, producing the protein MRISLLAMLFCSISFCASAQLENLGKTVNTEYNEINPIIAPDGKTIYFSRVSHPQNTHGAKGSQDIWFSELKNEKWSQARRLPSPLNKEDYNSLYSITPDGNTLLIKGSYKNGVYETRGFSTSKKTARGWAAPNKLEIPGYSKISKGQFDCGYLSNDGKTLIMSFSEKKNSKVDDIYVSFKAKDGSWSKPMNLGNEINSEEFTETTPFLAPDGVTLYFSSDRKGGQGSNDIYYSKRIDKTWKRWSRPVNLGPAINSDGYDAYYTISALGDYSYMVSFKGTEGKGDVVRYNLKPKEVPGDTTEAPIALVPVSDPVVMISGKVIDSKTGKPVEATIIYENLADGEEVGTATTNPTTGEYKIILPYGHKYSMRAVAPDFIAEGENIDLSDSTATKGFKEITNKSLKLIPIEEGQIVRLNNIFFATGKSALSSESFPELNRIALSMTENKTLTIELGGHTDNTGSAEFNIKLSQDRADSVREYLIGKGIEPDRVGSKGYGETVPVAKNDTPEGQQQNRRVEFKILKK